A genomic region of Miscanthus floridulus cultivar M001 chromosome 3, ASM1932011v1, whole genome shotgun sequence contains the following coding sequences:
- the LOC136542296 gene encoding protein GRIP-like isoform X2 — translation MDPEDTTPPAPSQGDAETTPPPVLEVAAGEDSLASGGEETERAHEEKEELALEVMELGLQNEYLRSQITGARPVGDADDGPELARGLKEQVERLSREVQEQRLTREATEKALEHVNVAYAETDGKVQELTTKLAQAEQKMEKELKERDDKYVELDTKFLRLHKRAKQRIQDIQKEKDDLEARFNEVNQKAEQAASLQLAAQQELERARQQASEALRSMDAERQQLRTVNSKLRANLDETRLALEARNNSLEKLQQSVLEKDQLLEKVQGSLQSAEDKRMAIVSELTAKHLKQIESLQAQLAEVSAERTKASETIQSLQVVLTEKDSEIAEIEAASTGEAARLRAALEEVKGELAHLKDEHEKERQSWEATCESLRSKLEASENACLRSEKESAKVKSQLELELSARNQLLQTKDSDLTAAKHEISRLESEFSAYKVRAHALLQKKDAELTAAKSSDLIKEHEAEKEVTAALAERDKAIDDLQKAQSRHGDEIEARDKALADAEKKLKDVMKKLDSVTSNFISEKESWEKNLANVEESWRLKCESLKAQSNGHVADELQKNLGELTLKYEKLKEEHQSFRDIADRMIEDKEREIAKLLKENRDLHQSLDARPAVSNNDYQSQGPVKDSTSVELAEQQILLLARQQAQREEELAQSQRHILALQQEIEELEHENRLHDQQEAMLKTELRNMERSQKREGIDMTYLKNVILKLLETAQEVPARCPFKCGFFTSCCSVRWHNHTEFILCKILILTEV, via the exons ATGGATCCCGAGGACACCACCCCGCCGGCGCCGAGCCAAGGGGATGCGGAGACAACTCCGCCGCCGGTGCTGGAAGTGGCGGCGGGGGAAGACAGCCTAGCTAGCGGGGGCGAGGAGACCGAGCGGGCCCACGAGGAGAAAGAGGAGCTCGCGCTGGAGGTCATGGAGCTCGGCCTCCAGAACGAGTACCTTAGGTCCCAGATTACCGGGGCCCGGCCGGTGGGTGACGCGGACGACGGACCGGAGCTCGCTAGGGGCTTGAAGGAGCAGGTGGAGAGGCTGAGCAGGGAGGTGCAGGAGCAGCGGCTGACGCGGGAGGCCACGGAGAAGGCCCTGGAGCACGTCAACGTGGCCTACGCCGAGACCGACGGCAAGGTGCAGGAGCTCACCACCAAGCTCGCACAAG CTGAACAAAAAATGGAAAAGGAACTAAAAGAACGCGACGACAAATATGTTGAGCTGGATACCAAGTTTCTGAGGCTTCACAAGCGTGCAAAACAACGTATACAAGATATACAAAAG GAAAAAGATGACCTGGAAGCTCGGTTTAATGAAGTTAATCAGAAGGCTGAGCAGGCTGCTTCTCTGCAATTAGCAGCACAGCAGGAACTGGAACGTGCTCGTCAGCAGGCTAGTGAGGCCTTAAGGTCAATGGATGCTGAAAGGCAGCAGTTGCGGACAGTGAACAGCAA GTTGAGGGCTAACCTCGATGAGACACGTCTTGCCTTGGAGGCCAGAAACAATTCTCTTGAGAAACTGCAACAATCAGTGCTTGAGAAAGATCAG TTGCTAGAGAAAGTTCAAGGATCCCTTCAATCGGCTGAAGATAAGAGGATGGCAATAGTTTCAGAGCTCACTGCTAAGCATCTGAAG CAAATAGAAAGCTTGCAGGCGCAGCTAGCTGAAGTTTCTGCAGAAAGGACGAAGGCATCTGAAACCATACAGTCTCTACAG GTGGTATTAACAGAGAAAGACTCAGAAATAGCTGAAATCGAAGCAGCATCAACAGGTGAAGCTGCCCGGCTTAGAGCTGCTTTGGAGGAGGTTAAAGGGGAGCTTGCTCATCTAAAGGATGAACAT GAAAAAGAAAGGCAAAGCTGGGAGGCTACTTGTGAATCTCTTAGGTCAAAGCTGGAAGCATCAGAAAATGCATGCCTTAGATCTGAAAAAGAATCCGCCAAAGTTAAAA GTCAATTGGAATTAGAGTTGTCAGCACGAAATCAATTGTTACAAACCAAAGATTCTGATCTAACGGCTGCAAAACATGAG ATTAGTCGACTGGAAAGTGAATTTTCTGCATACAAGGTCCGGGCACATGCACTTCTGCAAAAGAAGGATGCTGAGCTTACTGCAGCTAAAAGTTCAGATTTGATTAAAGAACAT GAAGCTGAAAAGGAGGTGACAGCTGCTTTAGCAGAAAGAGATAAAGCAATCGATGATCTCCAAAAAGCACAATCCAGACATGGTGATGAAATTGAGGCAAG AGATAAGGCTCTTGCTGATGCTGAGAAAAAGCTAAAGGATGTAATGAAGAAGTTAGATTCTGTTACTTCTAATTTCATCTCAGAAAAAGAATCCTGGGAGAAAAACTTGGCGAATGTAGAGGAAAGCTGGAGAT TGAAATGTGAGTCTTTGAAGGCTCAGAGCAATGGCCATGTTGCCGATGAACTTCAAAAGAATTTAGGAGAGTTGACACTAAAATATGAGAAACTGAAG GAAGAGCATCAATCATTCCGTGATATTGCTGATAGAATGATTGAAGACAAGGAACGAGAGATAGCTAAACTCCTCAAAGAAAACAGGGACCTTCACCAGTCTTTAGATGCTAGACCAGCA GTTAGCAACAATGATTATCAAAGTCAAG GACCTGTTAAGGATTCAACGAGTGTTGAATTGGCTGAGCAACAAATTTTG CTTCTCGCACGACAACAAGCACAACGAGAAGAGGAATTGGCTCAGTCACAGAGGCATATCTTAGCGCTTCAA caagaaattgaagagctcgAGCATGAAAATCGTCTCCATGATCAACAG